The Jiangella sp. DSM 45060 genome contains the following window.
CGCGTCGTTACTCCGATTACGCGCCCGAGGACGGTTTCACCTTCCTCAACCAGTTCTCGTCGGTGTTCGCGTTCGTTCTCGCCGCGTCGACGCTACCGTTCCTGTGGAACGTGTGGCAGTCGCGGCTGGCGCCGAAGGTCGAGGTCGACGACCCGTGGGGCTTCGGCAACTCGCTCGAGTGGGCGACGTCGTGCCCGCCGCCGCGGCACAACTTCACCTCGCTGCCGCGGGTGCGCAGCGAGCGGCCGGCGTTCGATCTCAAGTACCCCGAGGCCGCCGGCCTGGCCGAGAAGAAACCCACGCGTGCGGGGCCACTCACCCAGACGCTCGGCCCGCCGGACGTCGGAGACGACGACGGGGAGAACCCGGATACGGCTTGAGAACGTCCGTGATCGCCGGAATGGAGTCCACGGCTCCCGAGGCTTGGTGTCCGTACTTCGCCGACGTCGAGATTCGTTGCTATGGTCGAAACATGATCCACACCTGGGCGTCGGCGCAGAAGGCCTCGGCCGAGCCCGCCCACGTGCCGTCGGGAGCCGCGCTTCTGGCGCTCGAGCTGGCTCAGTCGGCTCGCGGCATGCGCGGCCTCGATGTCCTGCGCCGCAGCGTCGACCGCGCGCCGCCGGCGTAGTCCTGCTCCGAAACCGTGCCCGCCTGCCGCAGGCGCACGGTGGCCGAGCGCGCCCTCGGGCGCGCTGATCCAGCTGCCGAGGACAGGACATGAACACCCACGAACCCCAGACCATCCCTGCCGACGTTCGTCAGGGCATCGACACAGTGTTGAAGGACGCCGAGACCAGCCGGCAACGTCAGTTCGACGACCTGCCGCCGCCGTGCGATGGAGATCCGACGCCGGCCTCGGCCCACAGGCAGACGGTCGCACGGATCCTGGCCGAGATCCGGGCCGCCAGGCAACGGCTGGCGGACGGCACTTTCGGTCTGTGTGAACGCTGCCGGAAACGCATTCCGGCGGAACGTCTCGAACTGCGTCCCTGGACGAGCGTCTGCGTCCGCTGCGCGGGCGTGTAGTCGCGCCTTTTCCGCGGCCATTTTCCGGGAAGAATGGAGAATGGCCTTTTCTCGACGCGTGGGCTATGGTCGGGATGAGCCCGCCAACCGACGAGGGGAAGCGAGTGAAATGGCTGGCAAAACGCCACGCGGAAGCAACACCAAAAAGCCTGCGAAGCTGACGCTGAAAGAGAAGCGAGCGGCCAAGCGCGAAAAGAACGAAGGCACGCCGTTCATCAAGCCGCGGAAAGGCGCGACGGGCTGATTCCTCTGGTGGCAGCCGCGCCGAGTACTCACACAGGCCGGGGCCGCGACGGTCTCCTGTTGCCCATTCGGGTAGCCGTCGCCGGCCCCGGCCGCCTCCCGAGGCCGGACGTGGCCCGCCCGAGTTTACACAACAGCACGTTGTGTAAACTCGACGTATGACAGCTGAGCACGGCGTCACGAGCACCGCACTGGAGGCGCTGGCGTTGGCCGGCGTCGCCGACGAGCAGCTGGCCGCGGGCTGGCGGTCCGCGGAGGGGAGTGCGGGTGACGTCCTGATCATCCCGCCCGAGCGGCACAGCCTCGCCGCGGCCGAGGACTCTGTCGTCCTCCTGACCGTCGTGGCGGCACCGGCCCAGGCCGTCTTATGACCACGAGCGGCGCTGACGGCGTGCGGATCGGCCGGGTCTACGACGAACCGGACGGGCGGGGCCGGCGGGTCCTCGTCGACCGGCTGTGGCCGCGCGGCGTGCGGCGCGACGACCCCAGGATCGACCGCTGGATCCCCGAGGTCGCGCCGTCGACCGAGTTGCGGCGCTGGTACGACCACCGGCCCGAGCGGTACGACGAGTTCGCGCACCGCTACGAGCGGGAGCTGGCCGACGGCGATGCCGCCGCCGCGTTCGCCGAGGTGGCGGCTCTCGTCGCGGAGGGTCCGACGATGCTGGTGACGGCCACGCGCGCGGTGGAGCTGAGTCATCTGACGGTGCTGGCGCGGCTACTGGCGGAGGCCCCGTGAGCCCGGCCCTCGCTCCGCCGCAGGGGCGTCGCCGCGACGTGCTGCGGGTGGTGCGGCAGGCGGACGCGCCGGTGGGTATCGCCTCCATCGCCGACCGGCTGGACGTGCACCCGAACACCGTCCGCTTCCACCTGAACGCGCTCACCGAGAGCGGTCAGGTCGAGCTGGTGCGGCCCGTTCGGCACTCACCCGGCCGGCCACCGCTGCTCTACCGCGCCGTACGGGGGATGGACCCGACCGGCCCCAGGCACTACCGCCTGCTGGCGGAGATCCTCGCGCAGCAGCTGCTGGGAACGCCGGACGCGCGCTCGCGCGCGGTCGAGGCGGGCCGGGCCTGGGGCGAACGCCTCGCCACGAGCGACGCGGCGGAGACCTCGGCGCCCGCGGCGCCCGTCGACCGGCTGGTCGAGCTGCTCCACGGGCTGGGCTTCGCCCCGGAACGCCAGGTCACTGACGGCCAGGAGCAGATCGGGCTGCGGCACTGCCCGTTCCTGGAACTCGCCGAGACCGGCGCCGACGTGGTCTGCCCGGTGCACCTCGGCCTCATGCGCGGCGCGCTCGACGCCTGGGACGCGGGCACGACGGTCGACCGGCTAAACCCGTTCGTCGAACCGGACCTGTGCGTCGCCCAGCTCGGACCGAGGCCGCGGCGATGACGGGCGCCATGGCGACGACCGCCGCCGTGACGTTCGTGTGGCTGGGCATGGTGGTCGCGATCTCCTTCGTCGAGGCGCCGCTGAAGTTCCGCGCTCCCGGCGTGACCGTGCGCATCGGGCTCGGCATCGGACGGCTGGTCTTCCGCGCGCTGAACACCATCGAGGCGGTGCTCGCGCAGCTCGTCGTCGTCCGGCCGCGGCTGACCCGCCGCTCCGACGCCGTCCTCGCCGGCGCGGACCCGCCGCGCTCGCGGGTGCACTACGCCTACGTGGCGCTCGAGGGCGTCAAGGCGGTCGCGCTGCTGGCCGGCGGCGTGCTGGTGATCTCGGCCTGACGGGCTCAGCCCCAGGTCAGCAGCCGGTAGTGCAGCCCGGTCGACGACTCCTGCCAGGGGCCGGTGGAGTCGGGCGGACGTCCGACGTCAGGGGCGTAGGTGTCGCCGTCGAAGGACTCGCGCAGCTCGGTGACCACGACGCGGTCCGCCAGCGGCAGCGCCGCCCGGTACACCGCCTCGCCGCCCATGACCCACACGTCGCCGGACGCCGCGGCGAGCGCCTGCGCCAGGCCGGGGAAGGTCTCGACGCCCTCCTGCGGCGTGCGCGACAGCACGAGGTTGCGCCGGCCCGGCAGGGGCCGGAACCGCGGCGGCAGCGACTCCCAGGTGCGCCGGCCCATGAGCACGGTCGCGCCCGCGGTCAGGGTGCGGAAGTGCTTCAGGTCCTCGGGCAGGTGCCACGGCAGGGTGCCGTCGCGGCCGATGACGCCGTTGGCGGACTGCGCCCAGACGAGCCCGATCACACCGCCACCGGCGCCTTGATGCCGGGGTGCGGGTCGTAGCCGTCGAGCGTGAAGTGGTCGTAGGTGTAGTCGAACAGGCTGTCCGCCGGCTTCAGGCCCAGCGTCGGGAACGGCCGCGCCTCGCGGGCCAGCTGGGTGCGGACCTGCTCTTCATGGTTGTCGTAGATGTGGCAGTCGCCGCCGGTCCAGATGAAGTCGCCGACGCCGAGGCCCACCTGGGCGGCGATCATGTGCGTCAGCAGCGCGTAGCTGGCGATGTTGAACGGCACGCCGAGGAAGAGGTCGGCGCTGCGCTGGTACAGCTGGCAGGAGAGCTTGCCGTCGGCGACGTGGAACTGGAAGAGCGCGTGGCACGGCGGCAGCGCCATGCGCGGGATGTCGGCGACGTTCCAGGCGGACACGATGATGCGCCGTGAGTCGGGGTTCTCGCGCAGCGTGCGCAGCACCTCGCTGATCTGGTCGACGTGCCCGCCGTCGGGTGTCGGCCAGGAGCGCCACTGCACGCCGTAGACCGGACCGAGGTCGCCGTCGGGCGCGGCCCACTCGTCCCAGATGGTGACGCCGTGGTCGCGCAGCCAGGTGACGTTGGAGTCGCCGCGCAGGAACCACAGCAGCTCGTACGCGATGGAGCGGAAGTGCACCTTCTTCGTGGTGACCAGCGGGAAGCCGTCGGCCAGCGGGTACCGCAGCTGGTGCCCGAAGACCGACCGCGTGCCCGTTCCCGTGCGGTCGCCCTTGCGGGCGCCGGTGTCGAGCACGTGGCGGAGCAGGTCTTCGTACTGCGTGTCCGGCATACCCCGAGCCTAGACGAGGCAGTCGCGTTTCCCGGGACGATGGACGCCCGTGCGCCGCTACGGTGGGTATCGGGGGCATCGTGGTCACTGAGCGGGTCGTCGGCACGGCCGAGGTGACGCCGCGGGTGGCGCGCGAGGGCGCCGGCGTCAGGCGCCCGGCCGGTCCCGTCGTCGCGCTCGCGGCCCTGCTCACGCTCGTCCTGCACCTGCTCTACGTGACCGGCCCGCTGCTGTCCGACGAGGGCGGGCTGGCGATGGTGGCGCGCTGGTGGAGCAGCGGCGGCGAGTACCTGTACGGCCCGCAATGGGTCGACCGCCCGCCGGGGCTGATCGCCACGTTCTGGGTCGCGAACCTGCTGGGCCCGTACGGGGTCCGCCTCGTGGCGGGTCTCCTGGCGGCGGCCTTCGTGCTGGCCGCGGGCTGGGCCGGGTGGGCCGCCCGCGGCGCGCATGCGGCCATGTGGTCGGCCTGGGCGGCGTTCTTCCTGATGAACACCCCGCTGACACAGACGTTCGCACTGAACGGCGAGCTGGTGGCGGCGACCTGGACGATGGTCGGCGTCGCCGCGGGGATCCACGCGTTCCGCGGACGGGTGTCCGGCCGCGCCGCGTGGGGATTCGGCGCGCTGGCCGGGGTCGCGGCCGCGGCGGCCGTGCTGGCGAAGCAGAACTTCGCGGACGCGGCCGTCTTCCTGCTGGTGTTCGGGCTCGCCGAGGGCTTGACGGCGCGCGTGCGGCGCCGCCGGCTGCTGGCCGTCGCGGGGGCCGCCGGGGCCGGGTTCGCGCTGCCGACGGCGGCCGCCGCCGGATGGGCGTACACGCACACCGGGCTCGGCGACCTCGTGTACGCCATGTACGGCTTCCGGGTGGACGCGTCGATGGTGATCGCGCGGTGGGCGCACGCCGGGACGGACATCCGTCTGCGCGAGTTGCTGGGCATCGCGCTGCTCAGCGGCATCGTCACGCTCGCGATCGCCGTCGTGGTCGCGGGCCGCCGGCAGGTCCGCCGGCGCTCGCCGCTGTTCCTGGCCTGCGCGGCCGCCGGGCTGGTCGAGGTCGCGGGCGTGGCCCTCGGCGGTAACTACTCGCCGCACTACCTCATCGGCCTCGCCCCGATGCTGGCGCTGGCGGCCGGGGTGCTCGCGGTCCAGCCGAGCCGCGGCCGGTGGCTGGTGCGGCTGTTCGTCGTCGTGCCCGTCGTCGCGGCCTTGGTCGTCTCTCCCGCGGCCGCTGTCCAGGTGACCAGGGAGAACACCGTGCAGGCCACCGGCGAGTGGCTGGCGCGGGCCGCGGAGCGCGGCGACTCGGTGGTGGTCCTCTACACCCATGCGAACGTCGTGAACGCCTCGGGCCTTCGCCCCGCCTACCCGTACGCGTGGAGCCTCCCGGCCCGGACCCTCGACCCGCGGCTCGCCCTGCTCACCGCGACGCTCACCGATCCGCGTCGCGCCCCGGCCTGGGTCGTCGGGTGGGACGCGCTGGGGACGTGGGACCTCGACGCCCACCGTGTCGCGGCGGCGCTCGCCACGGACTACGTCAGGTTCGCGACCGTCTGCGATCACCCGGTCTGGCTGCGCCGCGGCCTCGACCGGACCGAACCGCCCGACCCCTGCACGGGGACGGGGATCCAGGAGTCGCGCATCGAGTCGGCCGGTAGCCTGCCGGTATGGACGTCGTCTCCCGTCGCGAGGAGTCGGAGCTGGGCGCGTGGACGCAGCTCACCTGCCGGCCCAGCGCGCTCGCGGGGCTAGTCGAGTCCATCTGGCTGTTCGACGGGCGGCTCAACCGGCGCGAGCGCTACTACCCGACGGGCGAGCTCGACCTGATCGTGCGGGTGGACGAGCCGTCCGCACCGTTCCGCATCGTCGAAGGACAGCCCGCCGACGCGTGCCCGCCGGCGTCGCTCACCGGGCTCCTCGTCGCGCCGTTGGTGATCGAGGCGCCCGCCACGAGGTCACGCCTGCTCGGCGTGCGGCTGCGCCCCGCGGGTGCGCTCGCCCTCTTCGGCCTGCCGCAGCAGGAGCTGACCGGCACCGCCGTCGACCTGCACGACATCATCGGCGGCGGCGAGGCGCGCCGGCTCACCGAGCGCCTCGCCGCGGCCGGTTCCGACGAGGCCCGCCTGCGCCTCGTGCACCGCTGGATCGTCGACCGGCTCGGCGACGGCGCCCGCACCGACCCGGGCGTGGCCTACGCCGTCGCCGAGATCGAGCGCACCGGCGGCACGACACCCATCGCCGGCCTCATCGAACGCGTCGGCGCCTCCCCGAAACGTTTCGCCACGTCGTTCGAGCGCCAGGTGGGTGTGAAGCCCAAGCTGTTCTCCCGGATCGTCCGGTTCAGCCGCCTGGCGGCCGCGCTCCCCAGCGCTGAGGACAGCCTGAGCCAGACGGCGCTCGCGTACGGCTACTACGACCACTCGCACATGGACGCGGACTTCCGGGAGTTCGCGGGGGTCTCGCCGCGCCGCTTCCTGGCCGCCACCGCGTTCCCGGAGTCGTCGAGCCTGACCGACTGAGCGGCGGACTTTTCTCCAAGACACCGTCCGCCGGCGTCCCTACGGTGGTGTCCATGGAATCGAACCTCCTCAACGTCGTCGGCGTGCTGCCCGTCACCGATCACCCGGCGGCCGTCGCCTGGTACCAGAAGTGGATCGGGCGCGGCCCCGACGTCGAGCCCATGGACGGTGTCGCCGAGTGGCAGCTCGCCGAGAACGCGTGGATCCAGGTGTCCGCCGACCCCGGCGCCTCCGGTAGCAGCACCGTCGTCGTCGGCGTCCGTGACCTCGACGTCCAGCGCTCGGCCTGCGCGGTGGCCGGGGTCGCCGTGGGCGAGGTGGCCGACTACGGAGTCGTGAAGTCGGCCGAAGCGGTCGACCCGGCCGGCAACACCGTCGTCTTCGTGCAGGACCTGACCCAGGCGTAGCCGACGGCCGTCCCCTGAAATCGCACCCACCCCATCGGCCGGTTCGCTGTCAGACTGGGGTGAGGGTCCGTGCGCGGGCGCGGGGGGCAGGAGATGGCCGGAACGAGCGGCACACGGGTCGTCATCGCCGACGACGACGTCCTGCTGCGCGAAGGGCTGGCCAGCCTGTTCGACCGGTCCGGCATCGTGGTCGTGGGTCAGGCGGGCGACGCGCCGGAACTGATGGAGCTGGTGGCGGGCACCGAGCCCGACCTCGTCGTCGTCGACATCAGGATGCCGCCCGAACACGGGACCGAGGGGCTGGTGGCGGCGCACGCGATCCGGCGCGACCACCCGGCGACGGCGATCCTGGTGTTGTCGGCGCACGTCGAGGTGGAGCACGCGATGCAGCTGCTGGCCAGCGGCGAGGGCATCGGCTACCTGCTGAAGAGCCGGGTGACGGACGTCGCGGAGTTCGTCGACACGGTGGAGCGGGTGGCCAGGGGCGCGAGCGTCGTCGACCCGGCGCTGGTGCAGGAGCTGGTCGGCGTGAACCGGCGGCACGATCCGCTGGCCGTGCTGACGGAGCGCGAGCGGGAGGTGCTGGCGCTGGTCGCCGAGGGACGCTCGAACGCCGGCGTGGCGCGTCGGCTCTGGGTGACCGAGGGCACCATCGAGAAGCACGTGCGCAGCATCCTCACCAAGCTCGACCTGCCGGAGGGCGAGGACGATCACCGGCGGGTGCTGGCGGTGCTCACCTTTCTGGAGCAGCGGTAGCGTCGTCGGCGGACGCGGCGGAGATGCGCGCGGCCAGCAGCCGGCCGGTCTCCTGGACGACCGCCGGCACGGCCTCGAGCGGCACGTTGAGCATCGACAGCAGGTCGCGGGTCGACAGGTCCTCACGGTGGGCCAGCATGGTTCGGCTCCTTTCACCCCGTCCGTCCAGCATCGCGCCGTACCGGCGTCCGCGTCGTCAGGGTCAGCGGGTGCCTCGTCTACCGGCTAGCTGGAAGCCCGGAACTCCTGCTGGCCACGATGTGCCGTCCGCCGCCCAGGACGAGGCTCGATGCAAGCGTTCCGTTCGAGTGTGAGGAGGTCCCGATGAGCCGCGTGGCCCACGCTTTCCACGGCCCGGCGACGGCCGTCGCGCCCCATGCCCGTCCGGATCGCACCCTTGATGTCGTGATGCCCGGCCGGAAGCCGGATTCCCCCGACGTTGACCCCTGGCGCCACGACCCCGCAGCCGGCCACCCCCGCGCCGGCTCACCCCAGGCCGGCGCCCCCCTCGAAGCCGGCCAGCTCGCCGCCGTCCCCACGGCCGACCCACGCTTGTCGGCGACCGTGCACGGCGAACACCACACCGGTCTGCTGCGGGTTCGGCTGACCGGGGACGGCGGCGAGGTGGGGGAATACGACCTGGACGTCGAACAGGCGCTGCACCTGGCGCAGCGGCTGCGCGACGCCGCCGCGGCCATGCGGGAGTTTCATGCGGAGCGGACCTTCGGCCCTCGCCGGTTTTCCCGTTAGCAGCAATGCCGGACCGATGCTCTGGTGCAATGCTGGTGCGGTGGTGCGGCGCTGTGTCATCGTTGATGACAACGAGAGATTCCTGGCCGTGGCGCGTTCCAGCCTCGAACGCGGCGGCCTGGAGGTGGTGGGGACAGCGACCACGACGACACAGGCACTCGAACTCATCGGCGCCGTGCGACCCGACGTCGTACTGGTCGACATCGCCCTCGGTACGGAGAGCGGTTTCGACCTCGTCCACCGGATCGCGGCGGCCGACCCGTTCGGCCGCCCGCATGTGGTCCTGATCTCGACCCGCCGCGAGGACGACGTCGCGGAGCTGGTGTCGGCCAGCCCGGCGGCGGGATTCGTCTGGAAGGCCGATCTCTCGGCGAGGGCCGTGCGAGATGTGGTGGCGTCAGGAGAGCAATGAGGCGTCAGGATCACTGACCGACTCGCCGCTGCGGCGGTGGGTGGGTGGGGCGATCATCGGCGTCGGCCTCGTCGGGCTGGTCACCGGCCTGGTCGCGTTCCTGAACCTGCACCTGCCGCCGCGCGCGCTGCTGATCCTGTACCTGCTGGCCGTCGTGCCGGTGGCGCTCTGGTGGGGCGTGGGCCCCGCGGCGCTGGTGTCGGCGTTGAGCGTCATCACGTTCGTGCTGCTCATCGCGCCGCCGCAGAGCGAAGGGACGGCCGTGGTGGCGTTCGCGGTGTTCGTGGCGACGGCGGCGGTGGTGGCCGGGCTGGCAGCGGGGCTGCGCCAGAGCGTGCGGCGGTCGCAGGAGCTGGCGGCCGAGCAGTCGGCGCTGCGGCGGGTCGCGACGCTGGCGGCGAAAGGGGTACCCGCGACGGAGTTGTTCGAGGCCGTGACGCGGGAGATCGGCGAGCTCTGCGGGG
Protein-coding sequences here:
- a CDS encoding TraR/DksA C4-type zinc finger protein, which produces MNTHEPQTIPADVRQGIDTVLKDAETSRQRQFDDLPPPCDGDPTPASAHRQTVARILAEIRAARQRLADGTFGLCERCRKRIPAERLELRPWTSVCVRCAGV
- a CDS encoding DUF488 domain-containing protein, with amino-acid sequence MTTSGADGVRIGRVYDEPDGRGRRVLVDRLWPRGVRRDDPRIDRWIPEVAPSTELRRWYDHRPERYDEFAHRYERELADGDAAAAFAEVAALVAEGPTMLVTATRAVELSHLTVLARLLAEAP
- a CDS encoding metalloregulator ArsR/SmtB family transcription factor; its protein translation is MSPALAPPQGRRRDVLRVVRQADAPVGIASIADRLDVHPNTVRFHLNALTESGQVELVRPVRHSPGRPPLLYRAVRGMDPTGPRHYRLLAEILAQQLLGTPDARSRAVEAGRAWGERLATSDAAETSAPAAPVDRLVELLHGLGFAPERQVTDGQEQIGLRHCPFLELAETGADVVCPVHLGLMRGALDAWDAGTTVDRLNPFVEPDLCVAQLGPRPRR
- a CDS encoding dihydrofolate reductase, whose translation is MIGLVWAQSANGVIGRDGTLPWHLPEDLKHFRTLTAGATVLMGRRTWESLPPRFRPLPGRRNLVLSRTPQEGVETFPGLAQALAAASGDVWVMGGEAVYRAALPLADRVVVTELRESFDGDTYAPDVGRPPDSTGPWQESSTGLHYRLLTWG
- a CDS encoding thymidylate synthase; translation: MPDTQYEDLLRHVLDTGARKGDRTGTGTRSVFGHQLRYPLADGFPLVTTKKVHFRSIAYELLWFLRGDSNVTWLRDHGVTIWDEWAAPDGDLGPVYGVQWRSWPTPDGGHVDQISEVLRTLRENPDSRRIIVSAWNVADIPRMALPPCHALFQFHVADGKLSCQLYQRSADLFLGVPFNIASYALLTHMIAAQVGLGVGDFIWTGGDCHIYDNHEEQVRTQLAREARPFPTLGLKPADSLFDYTYDHFTLDGYDPHPGIKAPVAV
- a CDS encoding helix-turn-helix domain-containing protein, whose translation is MDVVSRREESELGAWTQLTCRPSALAGLVESIWLFDGRLNRRERYYPTGELDLIVRVDEPSAPFRIVEGQPADACPPASLTGLLVAPLVIEAPATRSRLLGVRLRPAGALALFGLPQQELTGTAVDLHDIIGGGEARRLTERLAAAGSDEARLRLVHRWIVDRLGDGARTDPGVAYAVAEIERTGGTTPIAGLIERVGASPKRFATSFERQVGVKPKLFSRIVRFSRLAAALPSAEDSLSQTALAYGYYDHSHMDADFREFAGVSPRRFLAATAFPESSSLTD
- a CDS encoding VOC family protein, whose protein sequence is MESNLLNVVGVLPVTDHPAAVAWYQKWIGRGPDVEPMDGVAEWQLAENAWIQVSADPGASGSSTVVVGVRDLDVQRSACAVAGVAVGEVADYGVVKSAEAVDPAGNTVVFVQDLTQA
- a CDS encoding response regulator transcription factor produces the protein MAGTSGTRVVIADDDVLLREGLASLFDRSGIVVVGQAGDAPELMELVAGTEPDLVVVDIRMPPEHGTEGLVAAHAIRRDHPATAILVLSAHVEVEHAMQLLASGEGIGYLLKSRVTDVAEFVDTVERVARGASVVDPALVQELVGVNRRHDPLAVLTEREREVLALVAEGRSNAGVARRLWVTEGTIEKHVRSILTKLDLPEGEDDHRRVLAVLTFLEQR
- a CDS encoding response regulator, yielding MRRCVIVDDNERFLAVARSSLERGGLEVVGTATTTTQALELIGAVRPDVVLVDIALGTESGFDLVHRIAAADPFGRPHVVLISTRREDDVAELVSASPAAGFVWKADLSARAVRDVVASGEQ